One genomic window of Nicotiana sylvestris chromosome 10, ASM39365v2, whole genome shotgun sequence includes the following:
- the LOC104229660 gene encoding protein BOBBER 2-like, whose protein sequence is MAILSEYTEENQEQPKKPIEKRPKNSFSTPKEEENKKLKPNKSNGLDMENYSWGQSLQEVTINVPIPFGTKSSFIIVEIKNTTLKVGLKGQPLIIEGAFFNSVKVDKCYWSLEDQKEISILLTKQNKSDWWKSLLKGGPEIDTQKVEPEPSRLSDLDTETRAAVEKMMFDQRQKQMGLPTSEEITNQDMLKKFMEQNPDMAKNFANAKMMGMG, encoded by the coding sequence ATGGCAATTCTCTCAGAATACACCGAAGAAAATCAAGAGCAACCCAAGAAGCCTAtagagaaaagaccaaaaaattctttttcaaccccaaaagaagaagaaaacaagaagttaaagCCAAACAAGTCCAATGGCCTAGACATGGAGAACTATTCATGGGGTCAATCTCTTCAAGAAGTTACGATCAACGTCCCAATTCCTTTTGGCACAAAATCAAGTTTCATAATTGTTGAAATCAAGAACACTACCCTCAAAGTTGGACTAAAAGGTCAACCATTAATAATAGAGGGTGCTTTTTTCAATTCAGTGAAAGTTGATAAATGTTATTGGAGTTTAGAAGATCAGAAAGAAATTTCTATTCTTTTAACTAAGCAAAACAAATCTGACTGGTGGAAGAGTTTGTTAAAGGGTGGACCAGAAATTGACACACAAAAAGTTGAGCCAGAGCCAAGTAGATTGTCTGATTTGGACACTGAAACAAGGGCAGCAGTTGAAAAAATGATGTTTGATCAAAGACAAAAACAGATGGGACTTCCAACAAGTGAGGAGATTACAAATCAAGATATGCTTAAGAAATTTATGGAACAAAATCCTGATATGGCTAAGAACTTTGCTAATGCTAAGATGATGGGAATGGGCTAA